In Variovorax paradoxus, a single genomic region encodes these proteins:
- a CDS encoding Tex family protein, which produces MQKIIRQLAAEIKVGENQVKAAVELLDGGATVPFIARYRKEATDGLDDTQLRELEARLSYLRELEDRRVAVLKAIDEQGKLTPELRAAIEFAPTKQELEDIYLPFKQKRRTKGQIAREFGIEPLADKLLADPTLDPAVEAKAFLQPATTLDDGKPGPDFSTVPLVLDGVRDILSERWAEDAALVQSLRVWLWNEGLLKSSLMSGKDENNADVAKFRDYFEYDEPIGRVPSHRALAVFRGRALDILDAKLVLPVEPEPGKPSVAEGRIALHLGWSHAGRPADDLLRKCVAWTWRVKLALSTERDLFTRLREDAEKVAIKVFADNLRDLLLAAPAGPRVVMGLDPGIRTGVKVAVVDSTGKLVETATVFPHEPRKDWEGSLHTLGKLCAKHGVNLIAIGNGTASRETDKLAADLIKLLAKMAAQAGAPEIQVDKVVVSEAGASVYSASEFASQEMPDVDVSLRGAASIARRLQDPLAELVKIDPKSIGVGQYQHDVNQSELARTLQAVVEDCVNSVGVDLNTASVPLLSRVSGLSASVAKAVVRWRESNGAFATRKQLLDVTGFGPKAFEQSAGFLRIRGGTDPLDVTGVHPETYPLVEQIIVKTGKPIAELMGRAEMLKTLKPELFANEKFGVITVKDILGELEKPGRDPRPDFKVARFNDGVDDIADLKEGMILEGTVSNVAQFGAFVDLGVHQDGLVHVSQLSHKFVNDAREVVKTGDIVKVKVMEVDVARKRIGLSMKLDAAPARRDGPRDNRFEGAGRGQQQQGRRDNSPQPAGQMASAFAKLQGLRK; this is translated from the coding sequence ATGCAGAAAATCATTCGCCAGCTCGCCGCCGAAATCAAGGTCGGCGAGAACCAGGTGAAGGCCGCCGTCGAACTGCTCGACGGAGGCGCCACGGTTCCGTTCATTGCCCGCTATCGCAAGGAGGCCACCGACGGCCTCGACGACACGCAGCTGCGGGAACTGGAAGCCCGCCTTTCCTACCTGCGCGAACTCGAAGACCGCCGCGTGGCGGTCCTCAAGGCGATCGACGAGCAGGGCAAGCTGACCCCCGAGCTGCGCGCCGCGATCGAATTCGCGCCGACCAAGCAGGAGCTGGAAGACATCTACCTGCCGTTCAAGCAGAAGCGCCGCACCAAGGGCCAGATCGCCCGTGAATTCGGCATCGAGCCGCTGGCCGACAAGCTCTTGGCCGACCCCACGCTCGACCCCGCCGTGGAAGCCAAGGCCTTCCTGCAGCCCGCCACCACGCTGGACGACGGCAAGCCGGGCCCCGATTTCTCCACCGTGCCGCTCGTACTCGACGGCGTGCGCGACATTCTTTCCGAGCGCTGGGCCGAAGACGCCGCGCTGGTGCAGAGCCTTCGCGTCTGGCTCTGGAACGAAGGCCTGCTCAAGTCGAGCCTGATGTCCGGCAAGGACGAAAACAACGCCGACGTCGCCAAGTTCCGCGACTACTTCGAATACGACGAGCCCATCGGCCGCGTGCCGTCGCACCGCGCGCTGGCCGTGTTCCGCGGCCGCGCGCTCGACATCCTCGACGCCAAGCTGGTGCTGCCCGTGGAGCCCGAGCCCGGCAAGCCGAGCGTCGCCGAAGGCCGCATCGCGCTGCACCTGGGCTGGAGCCACGCCGGCCGCCCGGCGGACGACCTGCTGCGCAAGTGCGTGGCCTGGACCTGGCGCGTCAAGCTGGCGCTGTCGACCGAGCGCGACCTGTTCACCCGCCTGCGTGAAGATGCAGAGAAGGTCGCCATCAAGGTGTTTGCCGACAACCTGCGCGACCTGCTGCTGGCGGCGCCCGCCGGCCCGCGTGTGGTGATGGGGCTGGACCCCGGCATCCGCACCGGCGTGAAGGTGGCCGTGGTCGACTCCACCGGCAAGCTGGTCGAGACCGCCACCGTGTTCCCGCACGAGCCGCGCAAGGACTGGGAAGGCTCGCTGCACACGCTGGGCAAGCTTTGCGCCAAGCACGGCGTGAACCTGATCGCCATCGGCAACGGCACCGCCAGCCGCGAGACCGACAAGTTGGCGGCCGACCTCATCAAATTGCTGGCCAAGATGGCCGCGCAAGCGGGCGCGCCGGAAATCCAGGTCGACAAGGTGGTGGTCAGCGAAGCCGGCGCCTCCGTGTATTCGGCCAGCGAGTTCGCCTCGCAGGAAATGCCCGACGTGGACGTGAGCCTGCGCGGCGCCGCCTCCATTGCGCGCCGCCTGCAAGACCCCCTGGCCGAGCTGGTGAAGATCGACCCGAAGAGCATCGGCGTGGGTCAATACCAGCACGACGTGAACCAGAGCGAACTTGCCCGCACCCTGCAGGCCGTGGTGGAAGACTGCGTGAACTCGGTGGGCGTGGACCTGAACACCGCGAGCGTGCCGCTGCTCAGCCGCGTCTCGGGCCTGTCGGCCAGCGTGGCCAAGGCGGTGGTGCGCTGGCGCGAGTCGAACGGCGCGTTCGCCACCCGCAAGCAGCTGCTCGACGTGACCGGCTTCGGCCCCAAGGCCTTCGAGCAGAGCGCGGGTTTCCTGCGCATCCGCGGCGGCACCGATCCGCTGGACGTGACCGGCGTGCACCCTGAAACCTATCCGCTGGTCGAACAGATCATCGTGAAGACCGGCAAACCCATCGCCGAGCTGATGGGACGCGCCGAGATGCTCAAGACGCTGAAGCCCGAGCTGTTCGCCAACGAGAAGTTCGGCGTCATCACCGTCAAGGACATCCTGGGCGAACTCGAGAAGCCCGGCCGCGACCCGCGCCCAGACTTCAAGGTGGCGCGCTTCAACGACGGCGTGGACGACATCGCCGACCTCAAGGAAGGGATGATCCTGGAAGGCACCGTGAGCAACGTGGCCCAGTTCGGCGCCTTCGTCGACCTCGGCGTGCACCAGGACGGCCTGGTCCACGTGAGCCAGCTGAGCCACAAGTTCGTGAACGACGCGCGCGAAGTCGTCAAGACCGGCGACATCGTCAAGGTCAAGGTGATGGAAGTGGACGTGGCGCGCAAGCGCATCGGCCTGTCGATGAAGCTCGACGCGGCGCCCGCGCGCCGCGACGGTCCGCGCGACAACCGCTTCGAAGGCGCGGGCCGCGGCCAGCAGCAACAAGGCCGCCGCGACAACTCGCCGCAACCGGCCGGGCAGATGGCCAGCGCGTTCGCCAAGCTGCAGGGGCTGCGCAAGTAG
- a CDS encoding sensor histidine kinase, with product MLTPEVFHLPHFLEDQYVWLSMASWCVLLSWLWKRIPRRRVLMWAALAAAMHLTPVTAQVIRASSAITVMAHDMPVTFWALQALNVVVLCMIVSIWYFSQRRVARGRLVQAVLAERRRIANDLHDGVGSRLVALLASQDPKTAAAPDSLSMALQACLLELQMTVDDLDDQTSATAVERLAHLRYRLRPAFDRLGVTLAWDISDAAHDQPLPPETTMQICRVAQEALSNALRHSRATRVELHFGLQSSPRRLMLEVRDNGRGIGIGAAAGQPPERLGKGLRSMRARAEAIGGELVVADVAPQGLCVRLLVPCEPGKEASQTGGRPEAESML from the coding sequence ATGCTCACGCCGGAGGTCTTTCACCTACCGCACTTCCTGGAAGACCAGTACGTGTGGTTGTCGATGGCCTCGTGGTGCGTGCTGCTGAGCTGGCTGTGGAAGCGCATTCCCCGTCGGCGGGTGCTGATGTGGGCCGCGCTGGCCGCCGCGATGCACCTCACGCCGGTGACGGCGCAGGTGATCCGGGCCAGCTCGGCCATCACCGTCATGGCGCACGACATGCCGGTCACCTTCTGGGCGCTGCAGGCGCTCAACGTGGTGGTGCTGTGCATGATCGTGAGCATCTGGTACTTCTCCCAGCGGCGCGTGGCGCGCGGGCGCCTGGTGCAGGCCGTGCTGGCCGAGCGCCGGCGCATCGCCAACGACCTGCACGACGGCGTGGGCTCCCGGCTGGTGGCGCTGCTCGCCAGCCAGGACCCGAAGACCGCCGCCGCGCCCGACAGCCTGTCGATGGCCCTGCAGGCCTGCCTGCTCGAACTGCAGATGACGGTGGACGACCTGGACGACCAGACCAGCGCCACCGCCGTCGAGCGGCTGGCCCACCTGCGCTACCGGCTCAGGCCCGCGTTCGACCGCCTGGGCGTCACGCTGGCATGGGACATCTCCGATGCGGCGCATGACCAGCCGCTGCCGCCTGAAACCACCATGCAGATCTGCCGGGTGGCGCAGGAGGCGCTTTCGAACGCACTGCGCCACTCGCGCGCGACCCGCGTCGAGCTGCATTTCGGCCTGCAAAGCAGCCCGAGACGCCTGATGCTCGAGGTGCGCGACAACGGGCGCGGTATCGGCATCGGCGCCGCTGCCGGCCAGCCGCCCGAGCGGCTCGGCAAGGGCCTGCGCAGCATGCGCGCCCGCGCCGAGGCCATCGGGGGCGAACTGGTCGTGGCGGATGTCGCGCCGCAAGGCCTGTGCGTGCGCCTGCTGGTGCCTTGCGAGCCCGGCAAGGAAGCCTCGCAGACCGGCGGCCGGCCCGAGGCCGAAAGCATGCTGTAA
- a CDS encoding LuxR C-terminal-related transcriptional regulator → MPGEPWTCGIKPVQVFIRTPIAQELLSDLRIQLEGQAGTLREGRRLLMQHEFDVLMVDIRLGDGSGFELIEEAKKHRSAAEIIVISALEDEPQVLHAFELGASGYLVKNAWFQSYAQAVLQVVNGGAAITPRLARRLLVHLDHKRSNVNPVRPPDSKATLSVREREVLRLVATGYVTEEIALQLTISAQTVNAHVKNIYRKLHAHTRAQAVSFASHRGLL, encoded by the coding sequence ATACCGGGTGAGCCTTGGACTTGCGGCATAAAACCAGTCCAAGTTTTTATCCGCACCCCCATCGCGCAGGAATTGCTGAGCGATCTGCGCATCCAGCTCGAAGGCCAGGCCGGCACTTTGCGCGAAGGACGGCGGCTGCTGATGCAGCATGAGTTCGACGTGCTGATGGTGGACATCCGCCTCGGAGACGGCAGCGGATTCGAGCTGATCGAAGAGGCCAAGAAACACCGCAGCGCGGCAGAGATCATCGTCATCTCGGCGCTCGAGGACGAACCCCAGGTGCTGCATGCCTTCGAGCTCGGCGCCTCGGGTTATCTGGTCAAGAACGCGTGGTTCCAGAGCTATGCGCAGGCCGTGCTTCAGGTGGTCAACGGGGGGGCCGCCATCACCCCCCGGCTGGCCCGCCGGCTGCTCGTGCACCTCGATCACAAGCGCTCGAATGTGAACCCGGTGCGTCCGCCGGACAGCAAAGCGACGTTATCGGTCAGGGAGCGCGAAGTGTTGCGACTTGTAGCGACGGGGTATGTCACCGAAGAGATCGCGCTGCAGCTCACCATCAGTGCCCAGACGGTTAACGCGCACGTCAAGAACATCTACCGCAAGCTGCACGCCCACACCCGGGCCCAGGCGGTGAGTTTCGCGTCCCACCGGGGCCTGCTTTAA
- a CDS encoding IS3 family transposase: protein MYSYEDRIRAVELYIKLGKRVRPTIRQLGYPTKNALKGWYAEYQERLDLPVGYAGREPKFSQAQKAAAIEHYLTHDRCIAATMRALGYPGRGTLTKWLREALPEARKAVVGSVGQRRYPVSLKQAGVMELCTRQESAQSVADKLGVCRPTLYNWKNQLLGREAPASMKHTDQSPQAREREELERQVEILRREVRQLRLEQDLLNKANELLKKGLGVDLQLLSNREKTLLIDALKEHYGLPELLAQLGLARSSYFYHRARAAAGDKYLSARRAITEIFESNHRCYGYRRLQASLTRQQGPISEKVVQRLMKQESLVVARPKRRRYASYLGEISPAPENIINRDFQAAAPNEKWLTDITEFQIPAGKVYLSPIIDCFDGMVVSWTIGTSPDAELVNTMLDAAIETVTETSDRPVVHSDRGGHYRWPGWLSRMSEANLTRSMSRKACSPDNAACEGFFGRLKNELFYPRDWKGTTIEQFIGVVDDYIRWYNEKRIKISLGSLSPIEYRVSLGLAA from the coding sequence ATGTATTCCTACGAAGACCGAATCCGAGCCGTTGAGCTCTATATCAAGCTGGGCAAGCGCGTCAGACCGACCATCCGTCAGTTGGGCTATCCCACCAAGAATGCATTGAAAGGCTGGTACGCTGAGTATCAAGAGCGGCTCGACTTGCCGGTGGGGTACGCAGGTCGAGAACCCAAGTTCTCTCAGGCGCAGAAGGCTGCGGCCATCGAGCACTACCTCACCCACGATCGCTGTATTGCTGCCACGATGAGGGCCCTGGGCTATCCAGGCAGGGGAACCCTGACCAAGTGGCTTCGTGAAGCCCTTCCTGAGGCCAGGAAGGCTGTCGTTGGCAGCGTAGGCCAACGAAGGTATCCCGTGTCCTTGAAGCAGGCCGGAGTCATGGAGCTTTGCACCCGGCAGGAAAGTGCACAGTCTGTTGCCGACAAGCTGGGCGTGTGCCGGCCAACGTTGTACAACTGGAAGAACCAGCTTCTGGGACGTGAGGCACCCGCATCCATGAAACACACCGATCAATCACCGCAGGCGCGAGAGCGAGAAGAGCTCGAACGCCAGGTTGAGATACTGCGCCGCGAAGTCAGGCAGCTGCGCCTTGAGCAGGACCTCTTAAACAAGGCCAATGAACTGTTAAAAAAAGGCCTGGGCGTCGATCTGCAGCTCCTGTCCAACCGGGAGAAGACACTGCTGATTGACGCCCTCAAGGAGCACTATGGCCTGCCAGAGCTTCTTGCACAGTTGGGTCTTGCGCGCAGCTCCTACTTCTACCATCGGGCGCGTGCAGCAGCGGGAGACAAGTACCTCTCCGCGCGTCGTGCGATCACCGAGATCTTTGAGTCGAATCATCGCTGCTACGGCTACCGCAGGCTGCAAGCCTCGCTGACCAGGCAGCAAGGCCCGATCTCCGAGAAGGTGGTGCAGCGCCTGATGAAGCAGGAGAGCCTGGTTGTAGCTAGGCCCAAGAGGCGGCGGTATGCGTCTTACCTGGGCGAGATCAGCCCGGCACCAGAGAACATCATCAACCGAGACTTCCAGGCTGCAGCGCCCAACGAGAAATGGCTGACCGACATCACGGAGTTCCAGATCCCTGCGGGCAAGGTCTACCTGTCGCCGATCATCGATTGCTTCGACGGGATGGTGGTGAGCTGGACCATTGGCACGAGCCCGGACGCTGAACTGGTCAACACCATGCTGGATGCTGCGATAGAGACTGTGACGGAGACCAGCGACCGACCAGTGGTCCACTCAGACCGCGGAGGGCACTACCGCTGGCCAGGCTGGCTATCGAGAATGAGCGAAGCGAACCTTACCCGTTCGATGTCCCGCAAGGCCTGCTCGCCTGACAACGCAGCCTGCGAGGGATTCTTCGGGCGGCTGAAGAATGAGCTGTTCTATCCTCGGGACTGGAAGGGCACGACCATCGAGCAGTTCATTGGGGTGGTCGATGACTACATCCGCTGGTACAACGAGAAGCGGATCAAGATCTCCCTTGGCTCCCTCAGCCCCATCGAATACCGGGTGAGCCTTGGACTTGCGGCATAA